A window from Pseudomonas kribbensis encodes these proteins:
- a CDS encoding alpha/beta hydrolase, translating to MGTYPLSPAMAAFVARTESFASDDSSFAGLRRGYDEMCRAFTPPRPAGLEVEDFRLGAVPVRAYRPPAASPSCVVYLHGGGWVVGGLDSHDFICCELAMALGAMVVAVDYRLAPEHPFPAGFDDCLSVWRALRSGSFGFDRERMLVAGDSAGGNLAAALCLALRDAGETMPKAQVLIYPGLGGGEHLPSRSECADAPLLSSSDVDCYHALYLRGTPQPNAWAMPLLADDFSGLPPAWIAVAQFDPLRDDGVRYAERLVADGGEATLYYGEGLVHGCLRARHQAAEVDRLYENLLGFMADKM from the coding sequence ATGGGCACTTATCCACTGTCGCCGGCGATGGCGGCGTTCGTCGCCAGGACCGAAAGTTTCGCCAGCGATGACAGCAGCTTCGCCGGATTGCGCCGTGGCTATGACGAGATGTGCCGGGCGTTCACCCCGCCGCGGCCGGCAGGGCTTGAGGTAGAGGACTTTCGGTTGGGTGCGGTGCCGGTTCGCGCCTATCGCCCGCCTGCTGCGTCACCATCCTGTGTGGTGTATCTGCACGGTGGCGGATGGGTGGTCGGTGGGCTGGACTCCCACGACTTCATCTGCTGCGAACTGGCCATGGCGCTGGGGGCGATGGTGGTGGCGGTGGATTATCGGCTGGCGCCGGAGCATCCGTTTCCCGCCGGATTCGACGATTGCCTGAGTGTCTGGCGTGCCCTGCGCAGCGGATCGTTTGGCTTCGACCGCGAGCGGATGCTGGTGGCCGGCGATAGCGCTGGCGGCAATCTCGCCGCTGCGTTGTGCCTGGCCCTGCGCGATGCCGGCGAGACTATGCCCAAAGCCCAAGTGTTGATCTATCCCGGGCTGGGTGGCGGCGAGCATCTGCCGTCACGCAGCGAATGCGCTGATGCGCCGTTACTCTCCAGCAGCGACGTGGATTGTTATCACGCGTTGTACCTGCGCGGCACACCACAACCGAATGCCTGGGCCATGCCGTTGCTTGCCGATGACTTCAGCGGCTTGCCCCCGGCCTGGATCGCCGTGGCGCAGTTCGATCCGTTGCGCGACGACGGTGTGCGCTACGCCGAACGACTGGTTGCCGACGGGGGCGAGGCCACGCTGTATTACGGCGAAGGGCTGGTGCACGGCTGCCTGCGGGCGCGGCATCAGGCCGCCGAAGTCGATCGCCTCTACGAAAACCTGCTGGGGTTCATGGCTGACAAAATGTGA
- the pip gene encoding prolyl aminopeptidase — MQTLFPQIKPHARHDLAVDDTHTLYVDESGSPEGLPVVFIHGGPGAGCDAQSRRYFDPNLYRIVTFDQRGCGRSTPHASLENNTTWDLVEDLERIRKHLGIEKWVLFGGSWGSTLALAYAQTHPERVHGLILRGIFLCRPQEIEWFYQAGASRLFPDYWQDYLAPIPLDERDDLLSAFHKRLTGNDQIAQMHAAKAWSTWEGRTATLRPNPLVVDRFSEPQRALSIARIECHYFTNNAFLEPNQLIRDMGKIAHLPGVIIHGRYDVICPLDNAWELHQAWPNSELQVIRDAGHAASEPGITDALVRAASKMARRLLDLPPEEA; from the coding sequence ATGCAGACTTTGTTTCCGCAGATCAAACCTCACGCACGGCACGATCTGGCCGTCGACGACACCCATACGCTGTACGTCGACGAAAGCGGTTCACCGGAAGGTTTGCCGGTGGTGTTCATCCATGGTGGCCCGGGCGCCGGGTGCGATGCCCAAAGCCGTCGCTACTTCGATCCGAACCTGTATCGCATCGTCACCTTCGACCAGCGTGGCTGCGGACGCTCCACCCCCCACGCCAGCCTGGAAAACAACACCACCTGGGATCTGGTCGAAGACCTCGAGCGCATCCGCAAACATCTGGGCATCGAAAAATGGGTGCTGTTCGGCGGCTCCTGGGGTTCGACTCTGGCGCTGGCTTACGCGCAGACCCACCCGGAGCGCGTACATGGTCTGATCCTGCGTGGGATCTTTCTCTGCCGTCCGCAGGAAATCGAATGGTTTTATCAGGCCGGGGCCAGCCGTCTGTTCCCCGATTACTGGCAGGACTACCTCGCGCCGATTCCGCTGGACGAGCGCGACGACCTGCTCAGCGCCTTTCACAAACGCCTGACCGGCAACGACCAGATCGCCCAGATGCATGCCGCCAAGGCCTGGTCGACCTGGGAAGGGCGCACCGCGACCCTGCGCCCGAACCCGCTGGTGGTCGACCGTTTCTCCGAGCCGCAGCGCGCCTTGTCGATTGCGCGGATCGAATGCCACTACTTCACCAATAACGCCTTCCTCGAACCGAACCAGCTGATTCGCGACATGGGCAAGATCGCTCATTTGCCGGGCGTGATCATCCACGGCCGTTACGACGTCATCTGCCCGCTCGACAATGCGTGGGAGCTGCATCAAGCCTGGCCGAACAGCGAGCTGCAGGTGATCCGCGATGCCGGTCACGCTGCGTCCGAACCGGGTATCACCGATGCGCTGGTGCGCGCTGCCAGCAAAATGGCCCGGCGCCTGCTCGACCTGCCGCCCGAAGAAGCATGA
- the hutH gene encoding histidine ammonia-lyase: protein MTALNLIPGQLSLAQLRDVYQQPVKLTLDNSASAQIEASVACVEQILAENRTAYGINTGFGLLASTRIASEDLENLQRSLVLSHAAGVGQPISDELVRLIMVLKVNSLSRGFSGIRRVVIDALIALINAEVYPHIPLKGSVGASGDLAPLAHMSLVLLGEGKARYKGEWMEATEALKVAGLNPLTLAAKEGLALLNGTQVSTAFALRGLFEGEDLFAGALALGGLTVEAVLGSRSPFDARIHAARGQKGQIDTAAAYRDLLGERSEVSDSHQNCEKVQDPYSLRCQPQVMGACLTQFRQAAEVLVIEANAVSDNPLVFAAEGDVISGGNFHAEPVSMAADNMALAIAEIGSLSERRISLMMDKHMSQLPPFLVANGGVNSGFMIAQVTAAALASENKALAHPHSVDSLPTSANQEDHVSMAPAAGKRLWEMAENTRGILAVEWLAAVQGLDLRNGLKTSSKLEKARGILRREVPFYEKDRFFAPDINAASELLASRILTELVPAKLLPSL from the coding sequence ATGACTGCGCTGAACCTGATCCCCGGCCAACTTAGCCTGGCCCAACTGCGTGATGTCTATCAGCAACCGGTCAAGCTGACTCTCGACAACAGCGCCTCGGCCCAGATCGAAGCCAGCGTTGCCTGCGTCGAGCAGATCCTCGCCGAGAACCGCACCGCCTACGGCATCAACACCGGTTTCGGCCTGCTGGCCTCGACCCGCATCGCCAGCGAAGACCTGGAAAACCTCCAGCGTTCGCTGGTGCTGTCCCACGCCGCCGGCGTCGGCCAGCCGATCAGCGATGAGCTGGTGCGTCTGATCATGGTGCTCAAGGTCAACAGCCTCAGCCGTGGTTTCTCTGGTATCCGCCGCGTGGTGATCGACGCGCTGATCGCTTTGATCAATGCCGAGGTTTACCCGCACATTCCGCTGAAAGGTTCGGTCGGTGCGTCCGGTGACCTGGCACCGCTGGCGCACATGTCGCTGGTGCTGCTGGGCGAGGGCAAGGCGCGCTACAAGGGCGAGTGGATGGAAGCCACCGAAGCGCTGAAGGTCGCCGGTCTGAACCCGCTGACGCTGGCGGCCAAAGAAGGCCTGGCGCTGCTCAACGGCACTCAGGTGTCCACCGCATTCGCGCTGCGCGGTCTGTTCGAAGGTGAAGACCTGTTCGCCGGCGCGCTGGCGCTGGGCGGTCTTACAGTTGAAGCGGTGCTCGGTTCGCGTTCGCCGTTCGACGCGCGCATCCATGCGGCCCGTGGCCAGAAAGGCCAGATCGACACCGCCGCCGCTTACCGCGATCTGCTCGGCGAGCGCAGTGAAGTCTCCGATTCGCACCAGAACTGCGAAAAGGTCCAGGACCCGTACTCGCTGCGCTGCCAGCCACAAGTCATGGGCGCGTGCCTGACCCAGTTCCGTCAGGCCGCTGAAGTGCTGGTCATCGAAGCCAACGCCGTGTCGGATAACCCGTTGGTATTCGCCGCCGAAGGCGACGTGATTTCCGGCGGCAACTTCCACGCCGAACCCGTGTCCATGGCTGCCGACAATATGGCCCTGGCCATCGCCGAAATCGGCTCCCTGAGTGAGCGCCGCATCTCGCTGATGATGGACAAGCACATGTCGCAACTGCCGCCGTTCCTGGTGGCCAATGGCGGCGTGAACTCCGGCTTTATGATTGCCCAGGTGACTGCGGCGGCCCTCGCCAGCGAAAACAAGGCACTGGCCCATCCGCATTCGGTGGACAGCCTGCCGACGTCCGCCAACCAGGAAGACCACGTCTCCATGGCCCCGGCTGCCGGCAAGCGTCTGTGGGAAATGGCCGAGAACACGCGCGGGATTCTCGCGGTGGAATGGCTGGCGGCGGTGCAGGGTCTGGACCTGCGTAACGGTCTGAAGACCTCGAGCAAACTGGAGAAGGCCCGGGGCATTTTGCGTCGCGAAGTGCCGTTCTACGAGAAGGACCGCTTCTTTGCGCCGGACATCAATGCCGCGAGCGAACTGCTGGCTTCGCGCATTCTGACTGAGCTGGTTCCGGCCAAGTTGCTGCCGAGCCTGTGA
- the dtd gene encoding D-aminoacyl-tRNA deacylase, with product MKGLLQRVKGARVEVGGEVVGSVDQGLLVLVAVEPDDTQASADKLLHKLLNYRVFSDAEGKMNLSLADVGGGLLLVSQFTLAADTKSGLRPSFSTAAPPALGEELFDYLLSKAKQMHGTVASGRFGADMQVHLVNDGPVTFLLQT from the coding sequence ATGAAGGGGCTTTTGCAGCGCGTGAAAGGCGCGCGGGTCGAAGTGGGGGGGGAGGTGGTCGGCAGCGTCGATCAGGGTTTGCTGGTGCTGGTGGCGGTCGAACCCGACGACACGCAGGCCAGCGCCGACAAACTTCTGCATAAGCTGCTTAACTATCGAGTATTCAGTGACGCCGAGGGCAAGATGAATCTGTCTTTGGCGGATGTGGGCGGCGGGCTGCTGCTGGTCTCTCAGTTCACCCTGGCTGCCGACACCAAAAGCGGGCTGCGTCCGAGTTTCTCGACCGCCGCCCCTCCGGCGCTGGGCGAGGAATTGTTCGACTATCTATTAAGCAAAGCGAAACAGATGCATGGCACTGTGGCATCAGGTAGATTCGGCGCGGATATGCAGGTGCACCTGGTCAACGACGGCCCGGTAACCTTCCTGTTACAGACATGA
- a CDS encoding choline ABC transporter substrate-binding protein, which yields MKKLFTRCALILTGSALLSAGAMASDDASCKTVRMGVVNWTDVIATSGMADVLLNGLGYESKQTSAVQQIIFAGIRDKRLDIFLGYWKPAMDKNIAPFLAANQVKVMDKPSLADAQATLAVPDYVAAAGLKTFGDIAKFKDQLGGKIYGIEPGSGANTTIKTMIETNHFGLKDFKIIESGEAGMLAAVQRAVNRKEFVVFVGWTPHPMNINMKITYLTGSEDVYGPNEGAATVSTVTAPDYAERCPNVHRLLENLTFTAAQESQLMVPIMERKTPQEVAKTWLREHPQDLQRWLAGVSSFDGKDGVATVQASLKN from the coding sequence ATGAAAAAACTGTTCACTCGTTGTGCGTTAATCCTCACCGGCAGTGCGCTGCTCAGCGCCGGCGCCATGGCTTCCGACGATGCTTCCTGCAAAACCGTGCGCATGGGCGTGGTCAACTGGACCGACGTGATCGCCACCAGTGGCATGGCCGACGTGCTGCTCAACGGCCTCGGCTACGAAAGCAAACAGACCAGCGCCGTGCAGCAAATCATCTTTGCCGGCATCCGCGACAAACGACTCGATATCTTCCTCGGCTACTGGAAACCGGCGATGGACAAGAACATCGCGCCGTTCCTCGCCGCCAATCAGGTCAAAGTGATGGACAAGCCAAGCCTGGCGGATGCTCAGGCGACGCTGGCAGTGCCGGATTACGTCGCGGCGGCAGGGCTGAAAACCTTCGGCGATATCGCAAAATTCAAGGATCAGCTCGGCGGCAAGATCTACGGCATCGAGCCTGGCAGCGGCGCCAACACCACGATCAAGACCATGATCGAAACCAACCATTTCGGCCTGAAGGATTTCAAGATCATCGAATCCGGTGAGGCCGGCATGCTTGCCGCTGTGCAGCGGGCGGTGAATCGCAAGGAGTTCGTGGTGTTCGTTGGCTGGACGCCGCATCCGATGAACATCAACATGAAAATCACCTACCTGACCGGCAGCGAAGACGTCTACGGTCCGAACGAAGGCGCCGCCACTGTTTCCACGGTCACCGCGCCGGACTACGCCGAGCGCTGCCCGAACGTCCATCGGCTGCTGGAAAACCTGACCTTCACCGCCGCCCAGGAAAGTCAGTTGATGGTGCCGATCATGGAACGCAAGACACCTCAGGAAGTGGCGAAGACCTGGCTGCGTGAGCATCCGCAAGATTTGCAGCGCTGGCTGGCAGGTGTCAGCAGTTTTGATGGCAAGGACGGCGTGGCCACGGTCCAGGCCAGCCTGAAAAACTGA
- the hutI gene encoding imidazolonepropionase — MKTLWQHCHVATMAQGVYSIIEDAAIVTSGAHIEWIGPRTQLPSGEYPAVNDLQGAWVTPGLIDCHTHTVFGGNRSGEFEKRLQGVSYAEIAAAGGGIASTVRATREASEDELFASAAKRLKSLMRDGVTTVEMKSGYGLDLASERKILRVIRRLADELPISVRSTCLAAHALPPEYKDRADDYIDHICAEMLPALAAEGLVDAVDAFCEYLAFSPEQVERVFITAQKLGLPVKLHAEQLSSLHGSSLAARYHALSADHLEFMDEDDAIAMAKSDTVAVLLPGAFYFLRETQLPPMEALRKHKVKIAIASDLNPGTSPALSLRLMLNMACTCFRMTPEEALAGATIHAAQALGMADTHGSLEVGKVADFVAWQIDRPADLAYWLGGELDKRVVRHGVESSL, encoded by the coding sequence ATGAAAACCCTCTGGCAACACTGCCACGTCGCAACCATGGCGCAAGGCGTCTACTCGATCATCGAGGATGCGGCCATCGTGACGTCCGGTGCACACATCGAGTGGATCGGCCCGCGCACTCAATTGCCGTCCGGCGAATACCCGGCGGTCAACGATCTGCAAGGCGCGTGGGTCACCCCCGGACTGATCGACTGCCACACTCACACCGTGTTCGGCGGTAACCGCAGCGGTGAGTTCGAGAAACGCCTGCAAGGCGTCAGCTATGCCGAGATCGCCGCAGCCGGCGGCGGCATCGCCAGCACCGTGCGGGCGACGCGTGAAGCCTCGGAAGACGAGCTGTTCGCCAGCGCCGCCAAACGCCTGAAAAGCCTGATGCGCGATGGCGTGACCACGGTCGAAATGAAGTCCGGCTACGGCCTCGACCTGGCCAGCGAACGCAAGATCCTGCGGGTCATCCGTCGCCTCGCCGACGAACTGCCGATCAGCGTGCGCAGCACCTGTCTCGCTGCCCATGCGTTGCCGCCGGAATACAAGGACCGCGCTGACGATTACATCGATCACATCTGCGCCGAGATGCTGCCCGCACTGGCCGCCGAAGGGCTGGTGGACGCGGTGGATGCCTTCTGCGAATACCTGGCGTTCTCCCCGGAGCAGGTCGAGCGGGTGTTCATCACCGCGCAAAAACTGGGTCTGCCGGTGAAGCTGCACGCCGAGCAATTGTCGTCGTTGCACGGTTCCAGCCTCGCGGCGCGCTATCACGCGTTGTCCGCCGATCACCTGGAGTTCATGGATGAGGACGACGCCATTGCCATGGCCAAATCCGACACCGTCGCGGTGTTGCTGCCGGGGGCGTTCTACTTCCTGCGTGAAACCCAATTGCCGCCGATGGAAGCCCTGCGCAAGCACAAGGTGAAAATCGCCATCGCCAGCGACCTCAACCCCGGCACGTCGCCGGCGCTGTCGTTGCGTCTGATGCTGAACATGGCCTGCACCTGTTTCCGCATGACCCCGGAAGAAGCCCTGGCCGGCGCCACGATTCATGCGGCGCAAGCCCTGGGCATGGCCGATACCCACGGTTCGCTGGAGGTTGGCAAGGTGGCGGATTTCGTCGCCTGGCAGATCGACCGGCCGGCGGACCTGGCGTACTGGCTGGGTGGTGAACTGGACAAACGTGTCGTGCGTCACGGCGTTGAATCAAGTCTGTAG
- the hutH gene encoding histidine ammonia-lyase, whose protein sequence is MSQAEKIVIADAPMRWQDVVVVARHGAQLELSAQTWARIENAQGIVQRIVASGERAYGVNTGLGGLSNVSLQGEQLSQLSRNTLLSHACGVGPVLADEQTRAIMCAAIRNYSHGKSGIHRQVVEALLALLNRGITPQVPSQGSVGYLTHMAHIGIALLGVGNVSYRGQVISAQQALAEEGLQPVQLGAKDGLCLVNGTPCMTGLGCLAIADAVRLVQWADVVGAMSFEAQRGQIAAFDAEIIALKPHPGMQQVGVNLRALLDGSEVIAKSKGIRTQDALSIRSIPQVHGAARDQLQHAIKQIETELNGCTDNPLLLGTPDDFRVMSQANPHGQSVALAADLLAIAMAEIGSIAERRLDRLINPHVSGLPAFLVANPGVNSGMMIVQYVAASLCAENRQLAQPAVLDNYVTSGLQEDHLSMGTNAALKLHRALENCTQILAIEYLLAAQAFEFLKEQRFGAGTDVAWRLLREKVPAYDQDRWLAPDIAAAASVLKDPDLLRHVLPNLH, encoded by the coding sequence ATGTCCCAGGCTGAAAAAATCGTTATCGCCGACGCTCCAATGCGTTGGCAGGATGTGGTCGTGGTAGCCCGTCACGGCGCGCAGCTCGAGCTGTCGGCCCAGACCTGGGCGCGCATCGAAAATGCCCAGGGCATCGTCCAGCGCATCGTTGCCAGCGGCGAACGTGCTTATGGCGTCAACACCGGGCTGGGCGGTCTGTCCAATGTCTCGCTGCAGGGCGAACAACTCAGCCAGTTGTCGCGCAACACCTTGCTCAGCCACGCCTGCGGCGTCGGCCCGGTACTGGCCGACGAGCAGACCCGCGCCATCATGTGCGCCGCGATCCGCAATTACAGCCACGGCAAATCCGGGATTCATCGCCAAGTAGTCGAAGCACTGCTGGCGTTGCTCAATCGCGGTATCACTCCGCAAGTGCCGTCCCAGGGTTCGGTCGGTTACCTGACCCACATGGCTCACATCGGTATCGCGCTGCTGGGCGTGGGCAATGTCAGCTATCGCGGGCAAGTGATTTCCGCGCAGCAGGCGCTGGCCGAAGAAGGCCTGCAACCGGTACAACTCGGGGCGAAGGATGGTTTGTGCCTGGTCAACGGCACGCCGTGCATGACCGGTCTCGGCTGCCTCGCCATCGCCGATGCCGTGCGTCTGGTGCAATGGGCCGACGTGGTCGGTGCCATGAGTTTCGAAGCGCAACGCGGCCAGATCGCCGCGTTCGATGCCGAGATCATCGCGCTAAAGCCGCACCCGGGCATGCAACAGGTCGGCGTCAATCTGCGGGCGCTGCTCGACGGCAGTGAAGTGATCGCGAAGAGCAAAGGCATTCGCACCCAGGATGCGCTGAGCATCCGCTCGATCCCGCAAGTGCACGGCGCCGCGCGCGATCAACTGCAACATGCGATCAAACAGATCGAAACCGAACTCAACGGCTGCACCGACAACCCGTTGCTGCTGGGCACGCCGGACGACTTCCGGGTCATGTCCCAGGCCAACCCGCACGGGCAATCGGTGGCGTTGGCGGCGGACTTGCTGGCGATCGCGATGGCCGAAATCGGCTCGATTGCCGAGCGGCGTCTGGACCGTCTGATCAACCCGCACGTCAGCGGTCTGCCGGCGTTTCTGGTGGCCAATCCGGGGGTGAACTCCGGGATGATGATCGTGCAATACGTCGCCGCGTCGCTGTGCGCGGAAAACCGCCAGTTGGCGCAACCGGCGGTGCTCGACAACTACGTCACTTCCGGCCTGCAGGAAGACCACCTGAGCATGGGCACCAACGCCGCGCTGAAGCTGCACCGCGCGCTGGAAAACTGCACGCAGATCCTCGCCATCGAGTACCTGCTGGCGGCTCAGGCGTTTGAATTTCTCAAGGAACAGCGCTTTGGCGCCGGCACCGATGTGGCGTGGCGACTGCTGCGCGAGAAAGTCCCGGCCTACGATCAGGACCGCTGGCTGGCGCCGGATATCGCCGCTGCCGCGAGCGTGTTGAAGGACCCGGATCTGCTGCGCCACGTACTGCCGAATTTGCACTGA
- the hutG gene encoding N-formylglutamate deformylase yields the protein MDKVLNFKQGRVPLLISMPHAGVRLTPVVEAGLIPDAKSLPDTDWHIPQLYDFAAELGASTLAAEYSRFVIDLNRPSDDKPLYAGATTGLYPATLFDGIPLFKEGKEPSKEERATYLEQIWTPYHRTLQEELARLKAEFGYALLFDAHSIRSVIPHLFDGKLPDFNLGTFNGASCDPQLATQLEAICARHGDYSHVLNGRFKGGHITRHYGNPAENIHAVQLELGQCTYMEEFEPFRYRADLAEPTRVVLKELLQGLLAWGAKHYN from the coding sequence GTGGATAAGGTTCTGAACTTCAAACAAGGTCGTGTGCCGCTGCTGATCAGCATGCCTCACGCCGGTGTGCGCCTGACCCCGGTGGTCGAGGCCGGATTGATCCCGGACGCGAAAAGCCTGCCGGACACCGACTGGCATATTCCGCAGCTCTACGATTTCGCCGCCGAACTGGGCGCCAGCACCCTGGCGGCCGAGTATTCGCGGTTCGTCATCGATCTGAACCGGCCATCCGACGACAAGCCGTTGTATGCCGGCGCCACCACCGGGCTGTACCCGGCGACACTGTTCGATGGCATTCCGTTGTTCAAGGAAGGCAAGGAGCCGTCGAAAGAGGAACGTGCGACCTATCTGGAGCAGATCTGGACGCCGTACCACCGCACCCTGCAGGAAGAACTGGCGCGGCTGAAGGCCGAGTTCGGTTACGCACTGTTGTTCGATGCGCACTCGATCCGTTCGGTGATCCCGCACCTGTTCGACGGCAAGCTGCCGGACTTCAACCTCGGCACCTTCAACGGCGCCAGTTGCGATCCGCAGTTGGCCACGCAACTGGAAGCGATTTGCGCACGCCACGGCGATTACAGCCATGTGCTGAACGGACGCTTCAAGGGCGGCCACATCACCCGTCACTACGGCAACCCGGCCGAAAACATCCACGCCGTGCAACTGGAGCTGGGCCAGTGCACCTACATGGAAGAGTTCGAACCGTTCCGCTACCGCGCCGATCTGGCGGAGCCGACGCGGGTGGTGCTCAAGGAGTTGCTGCAAGGGCTGCTCGCTTGGGGCGCAAAGCACTACAACTGA